A stretch of the Psychroserpens sp. Hel_I_66 genome encodes the following:
- a CDS encoding BLUF domain-containing protein: protein MFKLKEDSPIKMLRQFALHFNGDLNEDLGAAKFTLDNQNGKGTIKLFELFPGLTAWIYDIKLKKNFLFDVTFSDDKPYYFGYPLEGEQLQKFPDEDNYNAIKKGQNFIIVGEPNSISEFKIPSDKNFKCCYLIINPKNFEYSNSNKKALQINLSETLADIIGKKTYRYFGDIDLKTGLFAEIIIKNNRTDLVGRLLIEAAVLNMLASQIIAHDKDKKTESFQPDLSLEELSKLSNIGDYIKDNFGKRISIGEISGETGLSPKKLQAGFRFLYGYSVNQYISNVKLERAKELIYKTDKTISEICYEVGYSSRSYLSKIFFERYGVLPSEYKNSLLNNDFVYEVTYRSISNGELSQKEIEALLEKARVMNKEYDITGSLLYHKNVFFQMIEGSKDHILKLYDNIKNDDRHFDVKTLWQGVKKSRNFDKWNMAMLTDKNIIGIETQGNTKKLNIDHLMGDLKADSLISESLWRQVRTIINSENQ, encoded by the coding sequence ATGTTTAAATTAAAAGAAGATAGCCCAATTAAAATGTTGCGACAATTTGCACTGCATTTTAATGGTGATTTAAATGAAGATCTTGGTGCTGCAAAATTTACTCTGGATAATCAAAATGGAAAAGGAACTATAAAACTTTTTGAACTTTTTCCTGGATTGACTGCTTGGATTTATGATATAAAACTTAAAAAGAATTTTTTATTTGATGTAACATTTTCTGATGATAAACCCTACTATTTTGGGTATCCACTTGAGGGAGAACAACTTCAAAAATTCCCTGATGAAGACAACTACAATGCTATAAAAAAAGGACAGAATTTTATAATCGTTGGAGAACCTAATTCTATTTCAGAATTTAAAATTCCGTCAGATAAAAATTTTAAGTGTTGTTATTTGATAATCAACCCAAAAAACTTTGAATACTCAAATTCAAATAAAAAAGCCTTACAAATAAATCTTAGTGAAACTTTAGCAGATATCATTGGAAAAAAGACGTATCGTTATTTTGGAGACATCGATCTTAAAACAGGTTTATTTGCAGAAATAATTATTAAAAATAACAGAACAGACCTAGTAGGAAGACTCTTAATTGAGGCTGCTGTACTAAACATGTTGGCATCTCAAATAATTGCGCACGACAAAGATAAAAAGACAGAAAGCTTTCAACCAGATCTTTCATTAGAAGAGTTGTCAAAGCTATCAAATATTGGAGACTATATTAAAGACAACTTTGGTAAGCGAATTTCTATTGGAGAAATAAGCGGTGAAACTGGACTATCTCCAAAAAAATTACAAGCTGGATTTAGGTTTTTATATGGCTATTCTGTAAATCAGTATATTTCAAATGTAAAATTAGAACGCGCTAAAGAATTAATCTATAAGACCGATAAGACCATTTCTGAAATTTGTTATGAGGTTGGATATTCTAGTAGAAGTTATTTATCTAAAATATTTTTTGAGCGATACGGTGTATTACCGAGTGAATATAAAAACTCATTACTAAATAACGATTTTGTATACGAAGTAACTTATAGATCTATTTCAAACGGTGAACTTAGCCAAAAAGAAATTGAGGCGCTTCTTGAAAAAGCTCGTGTGATGAATAAAGAATATGATATAACAGGAAGTCTTCTTTATCACAAAAATGTATTTTTTCAAATGATAGAAGGTTCTAAAGACCATATTTTAAAACTTTACGATAACATCAAAAATGATGATCGCCATTTTGATGTAAAAACACTATGGCAAGGTGTTAAAAAGTCACGTAATTTTGACAAATGGAACATGGCAATGTTAACAGATAAAAATATTATTGGCATTGAAACCCAAGGTAACACAAAAAAGTTAAACATCGACCATTTAATGGGTGATCTCAAGGCAGACTCCTTAATTTCTGAGAGTTTATGGAGACAGGTGAGAACCATTATTAATTCTGAAAATCAATAA
- a CDS encoding alpha/beta hydrolase, whose translation MKNIFIIPLVFLMVFSSCASRKFKDVQYIPKKEKKEALSLNVFQPRDKDAKNLPVVIFVHGGYWTEGDKDIYGFLGRNFSKHDVVTVIPSYTLSPKANYDTMASEIVKAIQWTVDSITNYKGNPDNIYLMGHSAGGHLIALVSTNPKYLENTSAIKGVILNDAAGLDMYSYLQNNPPTTEYNYITTWTTNPEEWRNASPLYFVDEKSPPFLIYVGEKTYPSIKEQNSVFIEKLNEFQPTVSPIYLDKKHVPMMSQYFFPWTYRYDEIMEFINGN comes from the coding sequence ATGAAAAATATATTTATTATTCCGTTGGTGTTTCTAATGGTTTTTTCCAGTTGCGCTTCAAGAAAATTTAAGGACGTTCAATACATTCCGAAGAAAGAAAAAAAGGAGGCGTTGAGTCTTAATGTTTTTCAGCCAAGAGATAAAGACGCTAAAAATTTACCCGTGGTCATTTTTGTTCACGGTGGATACTGGACGGAAGGAGACAAGGATATTTACGGTTTTTTAGGAAGGAATTTCTCAAAACATGACGTTGTAACGGTGATTCCATCATATACGTTGAGTCCTAAAGCAAATTATGATACTATGGCTTCGGAAATTGTAAAGGCCATACAATGGACGGTGGATAGCATCACAAATTACAAAGGTAATCCAGATAATATTTATTTGATGGGTCATTCCGCAGGAGGTCATTTAATTGCATTGGTGAGTACAAATCCCAAGTATTTAGAGAACACCAGTGCTATAAAAGGAGTCATTTTAAACGATGCTGCAGGCTTGGATATGTATTCGTATTTACAAAATAATCCACCTACCACTGAATATAACTATATTACAACCTGGACCACAAACCCTGAGGAGTGGAGAAACGCATCTCCATTGTACTTTGTAGATGAAAAATCGCCACCATTTCTTATTTATGTGGGTGAGAAAACCTATCCTTCAATTAAAGAGCAGAACTCGGTTTTTATTGAAAAGCTTAATGAGTTTCAGCCAACTGTAAGCCCAATTTATTTAGATAAAAAACATGTACCAATGATGAGCCAGTATTTTTTTCCTTGGACATATCGTTATGATGAAATAATGGAGTTTATCAATGGTAACTGA
- a CDS encoding DUF4212 domain-containing protein: MLNKEENIKKDKAKAYWKENIKYLTILLIVWALVSYGAGIVFKDELNQFRLGGFKLGFWFAQQGAMYVFVILIFVYVKIMNRLDKKYGYDE; encoded by the coding sequence ATGTTAAACAAAGAAGAGAATATTAAAAAAGATAAGGCGAAAGCCTATTGGAAAGAGAACATAAAGTATTTAACTATTCTCTTAATTGTGTGGGCTTTAGTTTCATATGGTGCAGGAATTGTTTTCAAGGATGAGCTTAACCAATTTAGATTAGGGGGATTTAAACTAGGGTTTTGGTTCGCCCAGCAAGGAGCTATGTATGTGTTTGTGATACTCATTTTTGTTTATGTAAAAATTATGAACAGACTTGATAAAAAGTATGGTTATGATGAATAA
- a CDS encoding alanine/glycine:cation symporter family protein, whose protein sequence is MEQLNAISEEFSSLAWGIPLLVLLIGGGIYLLILSRFLPFRFFGHAIQVLRGKYDNPNDLGEISHFKALTTALSSTIGMGNIAGVALAISVGGPGAMFWMWVSAIVGMSTKFFTSTLAIMYRGKDSNGDLQGGPMYFITEGLGKNWKFLAIMFSFFGMLGALPVVNVNQLKQAINDIVLIPNGVEVSVYTNLIIAGILVLFTSVVILGGLKRISNFASKMVPSMVVLYFILVLIILGINYTEIPKYFLMIFQDAFQANYLDPESNKDVLGGVLGALILLGIKRGAFSNEAGIGTAPMAHGAAKTDEPVREGLVAMLGPVIDTLIVCTLTALAILVTGVWETISDNGVTLTASAFQDAMPYGQYLLMICVFVFSISSLFSYAYYGSKCTSFLFGAKNKHYYNYLYILSIVLAATTSFSTMINFIDGVFAFMAIPTMVSTIIMAPRVVKEIRAYRLRLKEDQV, encoded by the coding sequence ATGGAACAATTAAACGCTATTTCCGAAGAATTCTCTTCATTGGCCTGGGGAATTCCGCTCTTGGTTTTGCTCATTGGAGGCGGAATCTATTTGCTTATCCTTTCAAGATTTTTACCATTCAGGTTTTTTGGCCATGCCATACAAGTACTTCGTGGTAAATACGATAATCCCAATGATCTTGGTGAAATTAGTCACTTTAAAGCCTTGACTACAGCGCTTTCCTCAACCATTGGTATGGGAAATATTGCTGGTGTTGCCTTAGCGATTTCCGTTGGTGGGCCAGGAGCTATGTTCTGGATGTGGGTTAGTGCGATTGTAGGCATGAGCACCAAATTCTTTACATCAACTTTGGCAATTATGTATCGCGGAAAAGATAGCAATGGCGACTTGCAAGGTGGACCAATGTACTTTATTACTGAGGGTCTCGGTAAAAACTGGAAATTTCTCGCTATTATGTTTTCTTTCTTCGGAATGCTCGGCGCACTTCCTGTCGTTAACGTCAACCAGTTAAAGCAGGCCATCAATGATATTGTTTTAATTCCGAATGGAGTAGAAGTAAGCGTTTATACCAACCTTATTATTGCAGGTATTTTAGTACTGTTCACAAGTGTCGTCATCCTTGGAGGTTTAAAAAGGATTAGTAATTTTGCCTCGAAAATGGTACCATCAATGGTCGTTTTATATTTTATTCTGGTATTGATTATATTGGGAATCAATTACACTGAAATTCCAAAATACTTTCTCATGATTTTTCAAGATGCATTTCAGGCAAATTATTTAGATCCTGAAAGTAATAAGGATGTTTTAGGTGGAGTTCTTGGAGCTCTCATACTTTTAGGAATTAAGCGTGGAGCCTTCTCAAACGAAGCAGGAATTGGTACAGCTCCTATGGCGCACGGAGCTGCAAAAACTGATGAACCTGTGCGTGAAGGTTTGGTTGCAATGCTTGGTCCAGTCATCGATACGCTTATTGTGTGTACCTTGACTGCATTGGCAATTTTGGTAACAGGTGTTTGGGAAACAATATCAGATAATGGCGTGACCTTAACTGCTTCTGCCTTTCAAGATGCAATGCCTTACGGACAATATTTACTAATGATTTGTGTATTTGTATTTAGTATTTCATCGCTGTTTTCTTATGCGTATTATGGTTCAAAATGTACGTCATTTCTATTTGGTGCCAAAAACAAGCATTATTATAACTATCTATATATTTTGAGTATTGTTTTGGCTGCAACGACATCGTTTAGCACAATGATTAATTTTATAGATGGCGTATTTGCGTTTATGGCAATACCTACTATGGTATCTACAATTATCATGGCACCTAGAGTAGTTAAAGAGATACGAGCCTACCGTTTGAGGTTAAAGGAAGATCAAGTTTAA
- the acs gene encoding acetate--CoA ligase has product MSNYHIKHLEEYYQVYRKSVREPENFWEEIAEEHFLWRKKWDTVLEWDFTKPEVKWFKGAKLNITENCIDRHLLTRGDKTAILFEPNNPDEPSNPITYKELHSHVCKMANVLKDQGVKKGDRVCVYLPMIPELVYTVLACARIGAVHSVVFAGFSANALATRITDCDSKIVITSDGSYRGSKTIDLKGIVDEALRISKGVETVLVAKRISSEIEMLQNRDQWLQPLLDKASAQCEPEIMDAEDPLFILYTSGSTGQPKGMLHTTAGYMVYAAYTFKNVFNYIENDVFWCSADVGWITGHSYIIYGPLCNGATSILFEGVPSHPSYSRFWEIVEKHRVNQFYTAPTAIRALAKEGVGHIEGHDLSSLKVLGTVGEPINEEAWHWYDDNIGKNKAPIVDTWFQTENGGIMITPIPYVTPTKPTYATLPFIGIQPALMDENGKEIEGNQVSGRLCIKFPWPSIARSIWGNHQRYKDTYFSEFKNMYFTGDGALRDEVGYYRITGRVDDIIIVSGHNLGTAPIEDAINEHPAVAESAIVGFPHDIKGNALYGYVTLKETGEGRNHDNLRKEINQMITDQIGPIAKLDKIQFTKGLPKTRSGKIMRRILRKIAHKDSSNLGDISTLLNPECVEDIIENAL; this is encoded by the coding sequence ATGAGTAACTACCACATCAAACATCTAGAAGAATATTATCAAGTCTATCGTAAATCGGTTAGAGAGCCAGAAAATTTCTGGGAAGAAATCGCAGAAGAGCATTTTCTATGGCGAAAAAAGTGGGATACAGTTTTGGAGTGGGATTTCACAAAACCAGAAGTAAAATGGTTTAAAGGCGCAAAACTCAACATAACCGAGAATTGTATTGATAGACATCTACTAACAAGAGGTGACAAAACCGCCATTTTGTTTGAACCTAATAATCCAGATGAGCCATCAAACCCTATTACCTATAAAGAACTGCATAGCCATGTATGTAAAATGGCAAACGTGTTGAAAGATCAGGGTGTAAAAAAAGGAGATCGGGTATGTGTCTATTTACCTATGATTCCTGAGTTGGTGTATACTGTTTTAGCCTGTGCAAGAATAGGAGCAGTACATTCTGTCGTTTTTGCAGGATTTTCAGCAAATGCATTAGCAACGAGAATTACAGATTGCGATTCTAAAATAGTCATCACTAGTGATGGGTCTTATAGAGGATCAAAAACTATAGATTTAAAAGGTATTGTGGACGAAGCTCTACGTATATCTAAAGGTGTAGAAACGGTTTTAGTGGCAAAACGTATTTCTTCGGAAATAGAAATGCTCCAAAACCGTGACCAATGGTTACAGCCTTTGCTGGATAAAGCATCAGCACAATGTGAGCCAGAAATCATGGATGCTGAGGATCCTTTATTTATCCTTTACACTTCAGGGTCCACAGGTCAGCCAAAAGGGATGCTACATACCACCGCAGGTTATATGGTTTATGCAGCTTATACTTTTAAAAACGTTTTTAACTATATTGAAAATGATGTGTTTTGGTGTAGTGCAGATGTGGGATGGATCACAGGACATAGCTATATCATTTACGGACCATTATGTAATGGAGCAACTTCAATATTGTTTGAAGGCGTACCAAGTCATCCCAGCTACAGTCGTTTTTGGGAAATTGTCGAAAAACACCGAGTGAATCAGTTTTATACAGCTCCAACTGCCATTAGAGCTTTGGCAAAAGAAGGTGTTGGACATATAGAAGGTCATGATTTATCATCGCTCAAAGTATTGGGCACAGTAGGAGAGCCTATCAACGAAGAGGCTTGGCATTGGTATGATGATAACATTGGGAAGAATAAAGCACCAATTGTAGATACCTGGTTTCAAACTGAAAATGGAGGCATCATGATTACGCCAATTCCTTATGTAACACCAACAAAACCAACATACGCAACATTACCTTTTATTGGTATTCAGCCAGCTTTAATGGATGAAAACGGAAAAGAAATTGAAGGGAATCAAGTAAGTGGTCGATTATGTATAAAATTCCCTTGGCCAAGTATTGCAAGATCCATTTGGGGAAACCATCAACGCTATAAAGACACATATTTTTCAGAATTTAAAAATATGTACTTTACTGGTGATGGCGCTTTACGTGATGAAGTGGGTTATTATAGAATTACGGGTCGTGTAGATGATATAATTATCGTATCTGGTCACAATTTAGGAACAGCTCCAATTGAAGATGCCATTAACGAACATCCAGCAGTTGCAGAAAGTGCCATTGTTGGATTTCCGCATGATATCAAAGGAAATGCGTTGTATGGTTATGTCACGTTAAAAGAAACCGGAGAAGGTAGAAACCATGATAATTTAAGAAAGGAGATCAACCAAATGATCACTGATCAAATTGGACCCATTGCTAAATTAGATAAAATTCAATTTACTAAAGGGCTTCCAAAAACACGTAGTGGGAAAATTATGCGTCGTATTCTTCGGAAAATTGCTCACAAGGATTCCAGTAACCTGGGCGATATTAGTACGCTTTTAAATCCAGAATGTGTTGAAGATATCATTGAAAATGCTTTGTAG